The Bacteriovorax sp. Seq25_V genome includes a region encoding these proteins:
- a CDS encoding ABC transporter ATP-binding protein translates to MSFVKVQNIVKKYGRSTILNNVNFSLEQGEQCVIKGASGSGKSTLLYLLGGLEKSNGGSIVVNGVDIGKLNDDELAKFRNTEVGFVFQFHFLLSSLNCLENTLLPARLGDHDVDEVKKYVTHLAERLGVEDCLKKYPYEISGGQQQRINLIRALSLKPSLLLCDEPTGNLDSKNSKLATELLIELSKNSGVTLLVVTHDDYVSSMFENVKHMADGVLQ, encoded by the coding sequence ATGAGTTTTGTTAAAGTTCAAAATATTGTCAAAAAGTATGGTCGTTCAACAATCTTAAACAATGTAAACTTCTCCCTCGAGCAAGGTGAGCAATGTGTAATTAAAGGAGCATCAGGCTCTGGTAAGTCAACATTGCTTTATTTACTAGGTGGACTTGAAAAGTCTAACGGTGGGAGCATTGTTGTTAATGGTGTTGATATTGGAAAGCTTAATGACGATGAACTTGCAAAATTTAGAAATACTGAAGTTGGATTTGTTTTCCAATTTCACTTTCTCCTCTCGTCTTTAAATTGCCTTGAGAATACATTATTACCTGCAAGACTTGGCGATCATGACGTAGATGAAGTCAAAAAATATGTAACGCACTTGGCAGAAAGGCTAGGAGTTGAGGATTGTCTCAAAAAATATCCATACGAAATTTCTGGTGGCCAGCAGCAGCGTATTAATCTTATTAGGGCACTATCGTTAAAGCCTTCTCTTTTATTGTGTGATGAGCCAACAGGAAATTTAGACTCAAAGAACTCGAAACTAGCAACAGAGCTTCTTATAGAGCTTTCTAAAAATTCGGGCGTTACACTTCTTGTCGTAACACACGACGACTACGTGTCTTCAATGTTCGAAAATGTGAAGCACATGGCCGATGGAGTGCTGCAGTAA
- the bamA gene encoding outer membrane protein assembly factor BamA has product MNNSLMSSIIISFFLSLNSLVFAMELGPEKDLFKVSDIKIQGLKKVEKEAVLERISTKKGQELTNYSLKKDIEKIYNLKYFDSVEAHQEGSVLIFKVKEKPIIAKIVFEGNDEVSKDDLTGQIKSKEYSILDINTIKTDVKAMQKFYEEKGFYLASVNYELRKVDDENVDLVFKVDEFEKVRVKKISFLGTQAFSDNELKGLMETREESLFSFMSGSGNFKEFGFRTDIERIKYFYRTKGYLQINIGTPDVTVSEDKKWVFVTVKVNEGPKFSIRDISFQGEVLFPDTELMEKIKLKNGDVYSEELLRNDVQTLTELYQDQGYAFANVIRNLNVVPGENKVDVDFSFEKGKIAYFGKISVKGNTKSRDKVIRRELKIKEGARFTGTGLRESKENVNRLGFFEPGSVVFNTISPPGKDDVLDVEITVKEKSTGQISLGAGYSTQTGGFFQASITQNNFRGMGQQLSFSTSLSKNQKSFSLSFTEPYFLDTKWTAGGEVFKNENKELSSYDYKKEGFALRVGYPIFDYTRLFTTYKLEETTLENIEDETIDEEAENGLTSSVRLALVTDKRNHRFEPTDGYYINIATEYAGVGGEKKWLKNEFDSRYFKSIWGDLVFRSRFYTSKLEVVEGQKIPRNEKFSLGGARNLRGFNIQDIGPKKIVLVDADDDGLKNDEKEFNSGALFTAYTTFEFEHPLAREAGLKWVVFYDAGTAADFKDIGKIYMDYGFGFRWFSPIGVLRFEFGFPINPDSGEDDGSKFHFDIGQLF; this is encoded by the coding sequence ATGAATAACTCTCTAATGAGTTCTATTATAATTTCTTTTTTCTTGTCTTTGAATTCGTTAGTTTTCGCTATGGAGCTTGGACCAGAGAAGGATCTTTTTAAAGTTTCAGACATTAAGATTCAAGGTTTAAAAAAAGTTGAAAAGGAAGCAGTTCTTGAACGTATTAGTACGAAGAAAGGGCAGGAGCTTACAAACTATTCTTTAAAGAAAGACATCGAAAAGATTTACAACCTTAAATATTTTGATAGTGTTGAGGCCCATCAAGAGGGTTCTGTTCTAATTTTCAAAGTTAAAGAAAAGCCAATTATTGCTAAAATCGTATTCGAAGGAAATGATGAAGTTTCTAAGGATGATCTGACGGGGCAAATTAAGTCAAAAGAATATTCAATCCTCGACATCAACACTATTAAGACAGATGTTAAGGCCATGCAAAAATTCTACGAAGAAAAAGGTTTCTACCTTGCTTCTGTAAACTATGAATTAAGAAAAGTAGATGATGAGAACGTAGACCTTGTCTTTAAAGTTGATGAGTTTGAAAAAGTTAGAGTAAAGAAGATCTCGTTCCTAGGGACGCAGGCTTTCTCGGATAATGAACTTAAAGGATTAATGGAGACTAGAGAGGAGAGTTTATTCTCTTTTATGTCTGGTTCAGGAAACTTTAAAGAGTTTGGTTTTAGAACTGATATCGAAAGAATTAAATACTTCTATAGAACTAAAGGTTACCTACAAATTAATATTGGTACACCTGATGTTACAGTATCTGAAGATAAGAAATGGGTTTTCGTAACTGTTAAAGTCAATGAGGGTCCTAAGTTTAGCATTAGAGATATCTCTTTCCAGGGTGAAGTTCTATTCCCTGATACGGAGCTAATGGAAAAAATTAAGCTCAAAAATGGCGACGTGTATTCAGAAGAGCTCCTAAGAAATGACGTTCAAACTCTTACGGAGCTATACCAAGACCAAGGGTATGCTTTTGCAAACGTTATTAGAAATCTAAATGTGGTTCCTGGGGAAAACAAAGTAGACGTTGACTTCTCATTTGAGAAAGGAAAAATTGCATACTTTGGAAAGATCTCTGTAAAGGGGAATACTAAGTCTAGAGACAAGGTAATCCGCCGTGAACTTAAGATTAAGGAAGGGGCGAGATTTACAGGAACAGGACTTAGAGAGTCAAAAGAAAATGTTAATCGTCTCGGATTCTTCGAGCCTGGTTCAGTTGTATTTAATACAATTTCTCCTCCTGGTAAAGATGATGTTCTTGACGTTGAGATTACAGTTAAGGAAAAGAGTACAGGTCAGATTTCTCTTGGAGCAGGTTACTCAACTCAAACAGGTGGATTCTTTCAAGCGTCTATTACGCAAAATAACTTTAGAGGTATGGGGCAGCAGCTGTCTTTCTCGACAAGTTTATCAAAGAATCAAAAAAGTTTCTCGCTATCTTTCACAGAGCCATACTTTTTGGATACGAAGTGGACTGCAGGAGGGGAGGTCTTTAAGAATGAAAACAAAGAACTTTCATCATATGACTATAAGAAAGAAGGTTTTGCTCTAAGAGTTGGTTACCCAATTTTTGATTATACAAGGCTATTTACTACCTATAAACTAGAAGAAACTACGCTTGAGAATATCGAGGACGAGACAATTGATGAAGAAGCTGAAAACGGTTTAACTTCATCTGTAAGACTTGCTTTGGTGACGGACAAGAGAAATCACCGTTTTGAGCCAACTGATGGTTACTATATTAATATCGCAACAGAGTATGCAGGTGTTGGTGGTGAGAAGAAATGGTTAAAGAACGAATTTGACTCAAGATACTTTAAGTCTATTTGGGGCGATCTTGTTTTCAGATCAAGATTTTACACATCAAAGCTTGAAGTTGTTGAAGGTCAAAAAATCCCACGTAATGAGAAGTTCTCTCTTGGTGGGGCAAGAAACTTAAGAGGATTCAATATTCAAGATATTGGTCCGAAAAAGATTGTTCTTGTTGATGCAGATGATGACGGCTTAAAGAATGATGAGAAAGAATTTAATTCTGGAGCATTATTTACAGCATACACAACATTTGAATTTGAGCACCCGCTTGCTCGTGAAGCTGGTCTTAAATGGGTTGTCTTCTATGATGCTGGTACTGCTGCTGATTTTAAAGATATTGGTAAGATTTATATGGATTACGGTTTTGGATTTAGATGGTTTTCACCAATTGGTGTGCTAAGATTTGAATTCGGATTCCCTATTAATCCAGATAGTGGTGAAGATGATGGAAGTAAATTCCATTTTGATATAGGTCAATTATTTTAA
- a CDS encoding OmpH family outer membrane protein, which yields MKKIIIALTVLTATSSMALTVGKVDVQKVLLTIKESESIRNKLKAEFDKKQNEIKKEEEKLVKERADFEKQAMVMNEQTKQKKGQALQQKFMALQQKMQKYQGEMQDMEQEFKAPVLKKIKDVVEEISKAKGVEFTYEAGTTPLLYVKEVVDLTADVIKDYDKKHK from the coding sequence ATGAAAAAAATTATTATTGCGCTTACAGTATTAACTGCTACGTCATCGATGGCCTTAACAGTAGGAAAAGTTGATGTACAAAAAGTATTATTAACAATCAAAGAATCTGAATCAATCAGAAATAAATTAAAAGCTGAATTTGATAAGAAACAAAATGAAATCAAGAAAGAAGAAGAAAAGCTTGTAAAAGAAAGAGCTGACTTTGAAAAACAAGCAATGGTAATGAACGAGCAGACAAAGCAAAAGAAAGGCCAAGCTCTTCAACAAAAATTTATGGCACTTCAACAAAAGATGCAAAAGTATCAAGGTGAAATGCAAGATATGGAACAAGAGTTCAAGGCTCCAGTTCTTAAGAAAATTAAAGATGTGGTTGAAGAGATTTCAAAGGCTAAAGGTGTTGAGTTTACTTATGAAGCAGGAACAACTCCACTTTTATACGTAAAAGAAGTTGTGGACTTAACTGCAGATGTAATTAAAGATTACGACAAAAAACATAAATAA
- the lpxD gene encoding UDP-3-O-(3-hydroxymyristoyl)glucosamine N-acyltransferase — MKISEILKIDDGLELVNADVDIDIETISTVDSIVENSVSFIGNKKFYNKLVGSSILPKVIIFDIKYFEEIKAEALSKLCQCQILTSRNLPVSISRISKPFYDKKIKTLNYQVDGRKLGTASVHPSARVAENVFIGENVVIGEDVVIMPSVTILPNVEISSGTVVYPNVTIYPNSKIGENCRIHAGTVIGSDGFGYNFDKGEHLKIWHFGGVIIENNVELGSNVSIDQGTFSPTIIRSGTKLDNLVHIAHNVQIGSGAILCGQVGIAGSAKIGNYTVFGGKAAVSDGVTLGNGVKIAGACVVASSFEEDGIALGGHPARPLNEWLRGLAFIRKNSVKK; from the coding sequence ATGAAGATTAGTGAAATTTTAAAAATTGATGACGGATTAGAGCTGGTTAATGCAGATGTTGATATTGATATAGAGACTATCTCAACTGTTGATTCGATTGTTGAGAACTCAGTAAGCTTTATTGGTAATAAAAAGTTTTATAATAAATTGGTAGGAAGTTCTATTCTCCCAAAAGTTATTATTTTTGATATCAAATATTTTGAGGAAATCAAGGCAGAGGCTTTAAGTAAATTATGCCAATGTCAAATTTTGACGTCTCGCAATTTACCCGTTTCTATATCTAGGATATCTAAGCCTTTTTATGACAAGAAAATTAAGACCCTTAATTATCAAGTTGATGGAAGAAAACTTGGAACGGCTTCAGTTCATCCTTCAGCAAGAGTTGCTGAAAATGTTTTTATTGGTGAAAATGTAGTAATCGGTGAAGATGTTGTGATTATGCCCTCTGTGACGATTTTACCAAATGTCGAGATATCATCAGGTACAGTGGTTTATCCAAATGTTACTATTTATCCGAACTCAAAAATTGGAGAAAATTGTAGGATTCATGCAGGTACTGTTATTGGCTCTGATGGATTTGGCTATAATTTTGATAAGGGTGAACATTTAAAGATTTGGCACTTTGGGGGAGTTATCATAGAAAATAATGTTGAGCTCGGATCAAATGTTTCTATCGACCAAGGAACTTTTAGTCCAACAATTATAAGGTCTGGAACTAAGCTAGATAACCTTGTTCATATTGCACATAATGTTCAAATTGGTAGTGGTGCAATTCTATGTGGACAAGTTGGAATTGCTGGAAGTGCAAAAATTGGTAACTATACTGTTTTTGGAGGAAAGGCGGCAGTCAGCGATGGTGTAACTCTTGGAAATGGAGTAAAAATTGCTGGAGCTTGTGTTGTTGCTTCTTCGTTTGAAGAAGATGGAATTGCATTGGGGGGACACCCAGCAAGACCATTAAATGAATGGCTTAGAGGTCTTGCATTTATTAGAAAAAACTCAGTTAAGAAGTAA
- a CDS encoding 3-hydroxyacyl-ACP dehydratase FabZ family protein, which yields MKLSKEQVMSILPHREPFLFVDEVTDIISDCPKVENARDLVGSIVKGTYETKADHPIFAGHFPGNPILPGVVQVEMMAQFTSFGLKLLHPDLEEKTFEVALLSIENAKFRKPIGPGMKLDIETVCTKMRTGFLQNDCKVFFNGELMSECSVLATFKVF from the coding sequence ATGAAATTATCTAAAGAACAAGTAATGTCGATTCTTCCGCATAGAGAACCATTTCTTTTTGTTGATGAAGTGACAGATATAATTAGTGATTGTCCAAAAGTAGAGAATGCAAGAGATTTAGTGGGTTCTATTGTAAAAGGGACGTATGAAACAAAAGCGGACCATCCAATTTTTGCGGGACACTTTCCTGGAAATCCTATTCTACCAGGAGTTGTACAAGTCGAGATGATGGCGCAATTTACTTCATTTGGTCTTAAGCTCCTTCATCCAGATCTTGAAGAAAAAACATTTGAAGTAGCTCTTTTATCCATTGAAAATGCAAAATTTAGAAAGCCTATAGGGCCAGGTATGAAATTAGATATCGAAACAGTTTGCACGAAGATGAGAACAGGTTTCCTACAAAATGACTGCAAAGTATTTTTTAACGGGGAACTCATGAGTGAATGTTCAGTCTTAGCAACATTTAAAGTTTTTTAA
- the lpxA gene encoding acyl-ACP--UDP-N-acetylglucosamine O-acyltransferase has translation MANIHPTAIIAEGAKLGENVEVGPYSIIGPNVEIGDNCKIRSHVLIDGHTIIGKNNDIFQYSSIGAEPQDTSYKGEPTRTVIGDNNTFREYVSIHRGTLKDKEVTTIGSNCLFMAHVHVGHDGVVGNNVILVNSVNLAGHVIIGDRVIIGGGTNISQFVTLGRGAYIGGASAIDRDVPIFCTAYGNRIKLKGINIIGLRRQGYEKSVISELVDFYRTMESSVLSPRAFIDHEELMEDYKDNVLVQEMRADIRKSEIGIAPFVK, from the coding sequence GTGGCAAATATACATCCAACGGCTATTATCGCAGAGGGTGCGAAGCTTGGTGAAAACGTTGAAGTCGGTCCATACTCAATCATTGGGCCAAATGTTGAAATTGGTGATAACTGTAAAATAAGAAGTCACGTTCTAATTGATGGTCACACAATAATTGGAAAAAATAATGATATTTTTCAATATAGTAGTATTGGAGCTGAACCACAGGATACTTCTTATAAAGGTGAGCCAACAAGAACTGTAATTGGTGATAATAATACCTTTAGAGAATATGTTTCGATTCACAGAGGAACATTAAAAGATAAGGAAGTAACAACCATTGGTAGCAACTGTTTGTTTATGGCCCACGTTCATGTTGGTCACGATGGTGTTGTTGGAAATAACGTTATTCTTGTAAACTCTGTGAACCTTGCTGGTCACGTTATAATTGGAGATAGAGTGATTATTGGTGGTGGAACAAATATTTCTCAATTTGTTACCCTTGGAAGAGGGGCTTATATTGGTGGGGCTTCAGCCATTGATAGAGATGTTCCAATTTTCTGTACTGCATACGGAAATAGAATCAAGCTTAAAGGGATCAATATTATTGGTCTTAGAAGACAAGGCTACGAAAAGAGCGTTATCTCTGAGCTCGTAGACTTTTATAGAACAATGGAGTCATCAGTTCTTTCTCCTCGTGCATTTATTGATCACGAAGAGCTAATGGAAGATTACAAAGATAATGTTCTTGTTCAAGAAATGAGAGCTGATATTAGAAAGAGTGAAATTGGTATTGCACCATTTGTTAAATAG
- a CDS encoding Gfo/Idh/MocA family protein, whose amino-acid sequence MTKVKVALIGYGHLGKWHAQKAQSLDSSELIAIVDPSEASRALAAEAFPGVKVLASLDEVINEIDAGLIVTPTSYHFAVAKQLIAAKKHVFCEKPVTSTLEQALELQKDSQGKNLVIQVGHSERCHQFWEQLPEFSFAHKEAKLCTIQRTSPFKGRAADVGVVEDLMIHDIDLMRMFFGDPKSVKAVGAKVITKNYDHVKAIFDYGDKIVTIENSRVDVKVERSVQFTSDKGILKVDLFNLKALFSKNMTADADQVVEEVSYERRDHLLVEQEKFYNSILNGTDIFVPLQDGIDAVTIIDAVNKSLATGNEVSL is encoded by the coding sequence ATGACAAAAGTAAAAGTTGCATTAATCGGCTATGGACATCTCGGAAAATGGCATGCACAAAAAGCTCAGTCCCTAGACTCGAGCGAGCTTATAGCAATCGTTGATCCAAGTGAGGCATCCCGTGCTCTTGCAGCAGAAGCTTTTCCTGGTGTGAAGGTTTTAGCTTCACTTGATGAAGTAATAAATGAAATCGATGCCGGTTTAATTGTAACTCCAACGAGTTATCACTTTGCTGTGGCAAAACAATTAATAGCTGCAAAAAAACACGTGTTCTGCGAAAAGCCTGTTACTTCAACACTAGAGCAGGCCCTTGAATTACAAAAAGATTCCCAAGGAAAAAATCTTGTTATTCAAGTTGGACATAGTGAAAGATGTCATCAGTTCTGGGAGCAACTCCCAGAATTTTCATTCGCGCATAAAGAAGCGAAGCTATGTACAATACAGAGAACTTCTCCATTTAAAGGAAGGGCTGCTGATGTTGGAGTTGTCGAAGATTTAATGATTCATGATATCGATCTTATGAGAATGTTCTTTGGTGATCCAAAAAGTGTGAAAGCGGTCGGAGCAAAAGTCATCACAAAAAACTATGATCACGTTAAGGCTATTTTTGATTATGGAGACAAGATTGTAACAATTGAAAATTCTCGAGTAGATGTAAAAGTTGAAAGAAGTGTTCAATTTACATCGGATAAAGGAATCTTGAAGGTTGACCTATTTAATCTTAAAGCTCTTTTTTCTAAGAATATGACTGCTGACGCTGATCAAGTTGTAGAGGAAGTTTCTTACGAGAGAAGAGATCACTTACTTGTTGAACAAGAAAAATTCTATAATTCAATTTTAAATGGGACAGACATCTTTGTTCCCCTTCAAGATGGAATTGATGCTGTTACAATTATTGATGCTGTAAATAAGTCTCTCGCTACAGGAAATGAGGTTTCGTTATAG
- the lpxB gene encoding lipid-A-disaccharide synthase, with protein sequence MKSCLIIAGEKSGEEHALSFFNQLKEKNPDFSFFGVGGDELESAGLDLVYHLKDFSTWGISEAIKRIPFYYKALSRMEEEVAKRNCKVAILIDFQTYNMKLAERLKKKGVKILYYVAPQAWAWKSWRTKVLERTVDTLFCILPFEKKWFMDRGVSKAISIEHPVLTHNKVGVNEFKRGDLDIENGVLKVLLLPGSRNFEVKSLLPLFSKVISKLKETRTVEVSIVKSSSVRTELYEPYESLFNRVYQNEDLTEAIKSSQVALASSGTVNLTCALYSLPTVVGYTGSLLNQFIYHTFVSYDGFISIANIVHEREVFPEFIAENLSEYNMMEALKKILSSNKDYQERVSVLDETKKLVSGDDIDISSYLSEKLNESYLN encoded by the coding sequence GTGAAAAGTTGTCTTATCATAGCCGGTGAAAAGTCAGGAGAAGAGCACGCTCTTAGTTTCTTTAATCAATTAAAAGAAAAGAACCCTGATTTTTCGTTTTTTGGTGTTGGTGGAGACGAACTCGAAAGTGCTGGACTTGATCTTGTCTATCACTTAAAAGATTTTTCGACATGGGGTATTTCTGAAGCAATCAAAAGAATCCCTTTCTACTATAAGGCCTTAAGCCGAATGGAAGAGGAAGTTGCGAAAAGAAATTGTAAAGTTGCCATCCTAATTGATTTTCAAACATATAATATGAAACTAGCGGAGCGCCTCAAGAAGAAAGGTGTGAAGATTCTTTATTATGTTGCGCCTCAAGCTTGGGCGTGGAAATCATGGAGAACTAAAGTTTTAGAGCGAACTGTTGATACCCTCTTTTGTATTTTACCATTTGAAAAGAAGTGGTTTATGGATAGGGGAGTAAGTAAGGCGATCAGCATTGAACACCCAGTACTTACTCACAATAAAGTCGGAGTTAATGAGTTTAAGAGAGGCGATCTCGATATTGAAAATGGAGTGTTAAAAGTTTTATTACTACCAGGAAGTCGCAACTTTGAAGTAAAAAGTTTACTCCCTCTATTTTCAAAAGTAATTTCTAAGTTAAAAGAAACGAGAACGGTAGAAGTGAGTATTGTGAAGTCGAGCTCCGTACGCACTGAACTTTACGAACCTTATGAAAGTCTATTCAATAGGGTTTATCAGAATGAAGATTTAACGGAAGCTATCAAATCTTCACAAGTTGCACTGGCTTCAAGCGGAACCGTTAATTTAACTTGTGCCTTGTACTCTTTACCTACAGTGGTTGGATACACTGGCTCATTATTAAATCAATTTATTTATCATACATTTGTTTCGTATGATGGATTTATTTCAATTGCTAATATTGTTCACGAAAGGGAAGTCTTTCCTGAGTTTATTGCAGAGAACTTATCTGAATATAATATGATGGAAGCTTTAAAGAAGATTTTGTCTTCTAATAAGGATTACCAAGAAAGAGTTTCTGTTCTCGATGAGACTAAGAAACTTGTTAGTGGAGATGATATTGATATTTCAAGTTATCTCTCGGAGAAGTTAAATGAATCGTATCTCAATTAA
- the lpxK gene encoding tetraacyldisaccharide 4'-kinase yields the protein MNRISINFSKIFFFLFAPISILWESIYRIRRFFYDVGIMKKNRFKVPIISIGNLTLGGTGKTPFTLWLGRYLSSKEKKVMVLTRGYKGKFEHGSGIIRTGKTISQNPYEFGDEALVICRGLTNASVVVGKKRSENLRHYFDLESPDVVLLDDGHQHLKIERSLNILLFDSLLPIERYKAPPLGYLREGLTALKDADMVVLGRADLCEPEQKDKLIKMVQKYTNPGTPIGSFYYSPSSIKDINYVEKFSPDQLSGKKVICISGVASPHSFYELVESLGGLIIDSYEFNDHHFYTKEELFPIIEQAEREDAIILTTEKDIVKLRRIVESLKIFFVEIEIKFSSGQEELERLVDKVTL from the coding sequence ATGAATCGTATCTCAATTAATTTTAGTAAAATATTTTTCTTTCTTTTTGCTCCAATTAGTATTCTTTGGGAATCAATCTATCGTATTAGAAGGTTCTTCTATGATGTCGGCATAATGAAGAAGAATCGATTTAAAGTTCCAATTATTAGCATTGGTAACTTAACCCTTGGTGGTACAGGGAAAACACCTTTTACTCTATGGCTTGGTCGCTACCTTTCATCAAAGGAAAAAAAGGTAATGGTTTTAACTCGAGGTTATAAAGGAAAATTTGAACACGGTAGTGGAATTATTCGTACAGGTAAGACTATTTCTCAAAATCCTTATGAGTTCGGTGACGAAGCTTTGGTTATCTGTCGAGGTCTCACTAATGCCAGTGTCGTTGTTGGAAAAAAGAGAAGTGAAAATTTAAGACACTACTTTGATCTCGAAAGTCCAGATGTTGTTCTACTTGATGATGGCCATCAGCACTTGAAAATTGAGCGCTCTTTGAATATTTTATTATTTGACTCTTTACTACCAATCGAAAGATATAAAGCTCCGCCACTTGGCTATTTAAGAGAAGGTCTTACCGCATTAAAAGATGCTGATATGGTTGTTCTTGGGAGGGCAGATCTTTGCGAACCCGAGCAAAAAGATAAGCTTATTAAGATGGTTCAGAAGTATACAAATCCTGGAACACCTATAGGAAGTTTTTACTATTCTCCATCAAGCATTAAAGACATTAACTATGTTGAGAAGTTTAGCCCTGATCAATTATCGGGGAAGAAAGTAATCTGTATTTCAGGTGTTGCTTCTCCACATTCATTTTATGAATTAGTTGAGTCTTTAGGTGGACTAATTATCGATTCATATGAATTCAATGATCACCACTTCTATACAAAAGAGGAACTTTTTCCAATCATTGAGCAAGCTGAACGAGAAGATGCTATAATATTGACGACAGAAAAAGATATTGTGAAATTGAGACGTATCGTTGAAAGCTTGAAAATTTTCTTCGTTGAGATTGAAATAAAATTCTCATCAGGACAAGAAGAGTTAGAAAGACTAGTCGATAAAGTAACTTTGTAA
- a CDS encoding DUF3108 domain-containing protein: MFKFILVVSLFGLISSCASKNDFTEPSKVDLVKVFEIDKSKLENFETKPVSAKVDKKEKSSVVKSKNSTTKLPIKKETSSKKNKESDVIEKVDLEETTPEVVKPENHPDYPPEFIKYNTQFKKYWVEQKPFFKVGEKFKLSVSWSIFKAGDIELETLGELEIGGRKVIGFKAKMESAEYFESIYKLKDSIESYVTYDNFLPVKFSMQQRESGQSVDDLQLFDSEKLKTYFYYHRLKKGKKKEINKEEFTPRFFTDSFSALHFIRGMNLNVGDEFVVPVVTRAKVWLLKAKVSHYENIEIMGKKVKAILIKAETQFPGVLKKSGDILFWYSADPSHKILKFEAKIKIGTVKGELIDYQEGRVD, translated from the coding sequence ATGTTTAAATTTATATTAGTCGTATCATTGTTTGGACTGATTTCTTCTTGTGCAAGTAAGAATGACTTCACCGAACCGAGTAAGGTCGATCTTGTTAAAGTTTTTGAAATAGACAAATCAAAGCTTGAAAACTTCGAGACAAAGCCCGTTTCTGCTAAAGTTGATAAGAAAGAAAAAAGTAGCGTTGTTAAGTCCAAAAATTCAACTACAAAATTACCAATTAAAAAAGAAACTTCATCTAAAAAGAATAAAGAGTCTGACGTCATTGAAAAAGTTGACCTCGAAGAGACCACACCTGAAGTTGTAAAGCCTGAGAACCACCCTGACTATCCACCAGAGTTTATTAAATATAATACTCAATTTAAAAAGTATTGGGTTGAACAGAAACCATTTTTTAAAGTAGGTGAAAAGTTTAAGCTAAGCGTGTCTTGGTCGATCTTTAAGGCCGGAGATATAGAGTTGGAGACTCTTGGCGAATTAGAAATCGGTGGCCGTAAAGTAATTGGCTTTAAAGCAAAGATGGAGTCTGCAGAGTATTTTGAATCAATCTATAAATTGAAAGACTCTATTGAATCATATGTGACTTATGACAATTTTCTTCCCGTTAAATTCTCAATGCAGCAAAGAGAGTCTGGCCAGTCTGTAGATGATTTACAACTTTTTGATTCGGAAAAACTTAAAACATATTTCTATTATCACCGTTTGAAAAAAGGTAAAAAGAAAGAAATCAATAAAGAAGAGTTTACTCCAAGATTTTTTACAGACTCTTTTTCTGCTCTTCACTTTATTCGCGGAATGAATCTCAATGTTGGAGATGAATTTGTTGTTCCTGTTGTTACTAGGGCCAAAGTTTGGTTGTTGAAGGCTAAAGTTTCTCACTATGAAAATATTGAAATTATGGGAAAGAAAGTGAAGGCTATTCTTATTAAAGCTGAAACTCAATTCCCCGGGGTTCTAAAAAAGAGTGGAGATATTCTTTTTTGGTACTCGGCAGACCCAAGTCATAAAATTTTAAAATTTGAAGCTAAAATAAAAATCGGTACAGTTAAAGGTGAGCTGATAGATTACCAAGAAGGTCGTGTTGATTAA